The following are from one region of the Oryzias melastigma strain HK-1 linkage group LG22, ASM292280v2, whole genome shotgun sequence genome:
- the si:dkey-177p2.6 gene encoding SERTA domain-containing protein 2: MLGRGVKRKWSCLEELEAEVLPGAAALDEKSQDSAVGGGGEPTMSHLQQRQLVLSLCLEKLQHYQAGVELSLRRSVLLINTLRQIQEEMRSDGSGTCPPGVLHGVDPDSYLLKEDFREDVSVTCSGCAEGDAESLSLSPPVSPEPAEQQKAPPTSGSNTFSDAGSAMGYLSDLALDDIFEDIDTSMYESSDLPSAWAAGPLWPVTWWEEDMKLRPPSHSSAGSLQSCLMDLNELDHIMEVLVKS; this comes from the coding sequence ATGTTGGGTCGCGGTGTGAAGAGGAAGTGGAGCTGcttggaggagctggaggcggAGGTGCTCCCCGGCGCCGCAGCGCTGGACGAGAAGAGTCAGGATTCGGCGGTGGGCGGAGGCGGCGAGCCGACCATGAGCCACCTGCAGCAGCGCCAGCTGGTGCTCAGCCTCTGCCTGGAGAAGCTGCAGCACTACCAGGCCGGCGTGGAGCTCAGCCTGCGGCGCTCGGTGCTGCTCATCAACACCCTGAGGCAGATCCAGGAGGAGATGCGCAGCGACGGGTCGGGAACGTGCCCCCCAGGTGTTCTCCACGGCGTGGATCCTGACTCCTACCTGCTGAAGGAGGACTTCAGAGAGGACGTGTCGGTGACGTGCTCTGGATGTGCAGAGGGGGACGCCGAGAGCCTTTCTCTGTCTCCGCCAGTGTCTCCAGAGCCCGCCGAGCAGCAGAAAGCTCCACCCACCTCGGGCAGTAACACTTTCAGCGACGCGGGAAGCGCCATGGGTTACCTGAGCGACCTGGCCCTGGACGATATCTTTGAGGACATCGACACATCCATGTACGAGAGCTCAGACCTGCCCTCAGCCTGGGCGGCCGGCCCCCTGTGGCCGGTCACGTGGTGGGAGGAGGACATGAAGCTCCGCCCTCCCAGCCATTCCTCCGCCGGAAGTCTGCAGTCGTGTCTGATGGACCTGAACGAGCTGGACCACATCATGGAGGTCCTGGTAAAGTCCTGA
- the cdca4 gene encoding cell division cycle-associated protein 4: protein MFPKGTKRKFSDPVEEPASSGDQGPAAPPAAARTLSSSYSLQRQSLLDMSLIKLQLCHMLVEPNLCRSVLIANTVRQIQEEMTQDGTWQIMTQALAAAQCPADRLVATEVLCRQTETGAQPGQSPKPFPVVGLEEGYHSEEVVMEGEVETEVTMSPQLSTNSYLAGPFGMGPCWDEEDDDGDCEEEEEEEEDSEECMSEGDDADRDHLSADSRTGDQVFGTFEIKHPAPPPDPALEELFSDVDPSYYDLDTVLTGMQSTPKMGPYDLLESLSSHTPTALSSSSSCRSDLNELDHIMEIIVGS, encoded by the coding sequence ATGTTCCCAAAGGGCACCAAGCGCAAGTTCTCAGACCCTGTCGAGGAGCCGGCCTCCAGCGGTGACCAGGGCCCGGCAGCTCCGCCTGCAGCGGCTCGGACGCTGTCGTCGTCTTACAGCCTGCAGCGGCAGTCGCTGCTTGACATGTCGCTGATCAAGCTGCAGCTGTGTCACATGCTGGTGGAGCCAAACCTGTGCCGCTCGGTGCTCATAGCCAACACGGTCCGGCAAATCCAGGAGGAGATGACCCAGGACGGTACCTGGCAGATAATGACCCAGGCTCTGGCAGCCGCCCAGTGCCCCGCCGACCGCCTGGTGGCCACCGAGGTGCTGTGCCGGCAGACTGAAACGGGGGCTCAGCCTGGGCAGAGCCCAAAGCCCTTTCCAGTGGTTGGTTTGGAGGAGGGTTACCACTCAGAGGAGGTGGTGATGGAGGGGGAAGTGGAGACAGAGGTCACCATGTCCCCCCAGCTGTCTACCAACTCTTACCTGGCCGGCCCCTTTGGCATGGGCCCCTGCTGGGACGAAGAAGACGACGACGGAGActgtgaagaggaggaggaggaggaggaggacagcgaGGAGTGCATGTCAGAGGGAGACGACGCTGACCGGGATCACCTAAGTGCAGACTCCAGGACAGGGGACCAGGTTTTTGGGACTTTTGAAATCAAGCacccagccccgccccctgaccCCGCCCTGGAGGAACTGTTTTCAGATGTGGACCCGTCCTACTACGACCTGGATACGGTGCTGACTGGCATGCAGAGCACCCCCAAAATGGGGCCTTACGACTTGCTGGAGAGCCTGTCCTCTCACACGCCCACAGCTCTGAGCTCCAGCTCCAGCTGCAGGTCAGACCTGAACGAACTGGACCATATCATGGAGATCATCGTGGGCTCTTGA